The window GGCTTCAACCAGTCCATCTCCTTGGGTTCATTCGCCATCATGCTTAACGGAATCCGGCGCGTCTTTGCAACCGTTCTTGTTGCCTTTTTAGTTGTCCTGTTGCTGtactttttttttctcaCTCGCAGATCACAAAGTACATGTACAATTCGGAGTCCCATGAGTGCAGCTTTTTAAAAGAGATCGATGGTTTGCATCCTTCTTCTGAGCATCCAGACATCTAAACCAATCATTCAATATCACCTGAACTATAAAcaggaaaaagaagaccTCAAAAAAGCAAAACAATAATCCTCTCTACGCCATTCAATGCGTGTTCCTTCCTCTGAACAGCCAGATCAGACCAAGACTTCAGAAAGACAAGTGACCTGACCCCTTTTTCACTTCACTTTACAAGCCTACAGAAATGATTCATTTCGGTACTCGCGGCAGTTATGCCACCACGAAATCGCCGATAGCCGGATCCGACACCCTCCAAAAAAAGTCAACGAAGATGAACGTGCCTTTTGTTGCATGAGTGTACATCACCACCCTCCAGTATTATCCTTTTCAGGTGATTTGATGGTAGGGGTGTGAATTGTGCTCAACTCAGGCGACGTAGGCACAGTTGAGCTGCTAGCAGTTCGACTCATGGACAAAGCGGCGTTGGTATCGGTGGTGGCCGTGCTAGATGAGAGAGTTTTACACATCATCACCGAAGATATTCCGCCCTCGTCCTCCATCTGGGCAAGACGACCTTCGATGCGCTTTCCGACGGGGGTGTGGcggagaggagggagaagaggaaggacAATTTCAAGAAGCTCTTCGCGTTGAGTAGGCTCAGCGGCGAACATGCCTGTTTGGAGAGGGAAATTAGCATAGGCGTCGCGTAGAAGCATGCCGACTTGGTTCGTCCCATCAGGCTGCATGTCGATGAGTTCCTTGATAAGGACCCGCCGATCAGCAGGATCCGCGTGAATGAGGGCCTTTTCAACGACATTGGAGGCGAACTTGTGTCGAGCGACTACAAATCGTGTGTTAGTTCCGCCACTTCGAGATGATAGTGTGTAAGGGATGGCGTACGAGTAGTGATGCGACCTTTGAGCTGGTTAATAATCTTGTTCCTGTCCTCGGGTTCCCCCACGGTGATAACACTCTGAATGACGTAGTCTGCACGTTATCAGAACAGTCTTCTCAAACGTATGACACACTTACTTCCAAACTGGTCTTCAGTAAGTGGAATCACACACTCGTGCATTTCGTCCAACAAGGATCTCTTCATCTTGTCCTCAAGATTCTCGAATGCCTTTTGCAAGACGCGGCAACCGTATGGATGTTTGGCGAGTTCCTCGACATGTCCAATGAAGGAGTCTGGAATAGACTGGGGAGGACCAATGTTGATCATACGCTACACAAAATCAGTACGCGTTCAACTAGTTATGAATAACGACCTACCTGCACAACGTGATTGGCATTGCTAGACTTGACGCACTCGAGAATGTGTGGCTCAAGCTCTGCGACAATCTTGGCTCTCTGCTCGTTCAAGAGATGATCAAGTGCCTTTTGTACGACCTATTGCATTGTCAGCAAGATCCGTAAATGAAAATGCAAAGACTCACTCGGCACCCGTACATCTGCATTGAGAGTTGCAATACGCGTCCGTCCATCTTCTTGGCCAGAGCAGCCTTTTGGAGCTGGTCACCATGTTCAAACATTTTCTGAGTAACATAGTTCCCAAAAACGTCGGTCATGAGCTGGTAGGCGTTGGGGTAAATCTCATCAAAGAGTTTTTGACGATCTTCTGAAGTGGCGATTTCGAGCTTCTGCTGGATAAATCGAGAACCGTGCTGGTCGCCGGCGAACTCGACAATATGCCCGAAGATGTCCTGTGAGATCTAAGTTCGGGTTCTGGTAGGCACGCAAACTTGGCTTACATTCAATTCCCATTTCTTGAGCTTGTTCAACCTGAAATCCTCCAATAATGCACTTCTAACCGCTCCGGAGTCGTCAGATTTCCTCGCTGAGGAGGGCCTACCCAGATACTGTGAAGGAAACTGAGGAGGGAAACCAGTGAGGGCAACAAAATGAGGGGCATGGTGCAAGCCGTACTGTCCAGTTTGTATGACATGGAGAGACAAGTTGCTCTGTCCATGGAAATTGCCTCGGAGAGCAGGATTGAAATCTTGATGGAAATTAGAGCCAGAATTTTGAGAGATGCGGTTCATGGGACCTTGAGCAGAACGAGTTTGATACTATGGTGACTCTAGTCAGCAATTACGCGTCACATAGCCctcatcattcatcatccatACCTCTTTTTTGCTTTCATTTTTCTGTACGAATATTTGTTGATGAGGCATCCAATATTGCCTTTGGTCAGAGTAACCAAAGTATTGAGCACTCTGCTGCAGCGCCTGTGCATGAGACGGTCGGTAAGACTGTCTCCCAGGTGTACCGTTGGCTTGAAGGCCTTGCTGTTGCTGATGACCCTGACTGTGGTCTTGCTGGTTACCATAAACTTCGCCGCCTCCAGAACGCCCAACGAAGGTCATGGGAGCCGAATGAGAAAGCAGCTCGACAGGAGCTCCGTAAGGGTAGGTAACAGGAGGGCCCATCTGTCCGCCAAATTGGTCAACACCTGCACAGGCGCTGTAGTAAGGATATCCTTGCTGTTCGCCAGTGTACGCAGAATAGGCTAAGCCACGTGCAGGCGGAGTCGACACATTTGGGTAAGTACTCGTCACAGGACTTTGTGAATGGGATGGTGGCTGGGATTGCTGAATTGAAGCGTAATGGTTTTCCGTAATGTTCAGACTGGACATTTGAGAGACAACGTCGTTGCTGTCATAGTCGGTGGCCTGCGTAGCCATTTCAACGTTGGATAAAGAAAAGCCGGCAAGAAGGCTTTTCGAGGGGTAAGAAGAAGCAAATGACTTAATATGAAGGGATGTAAGATGACGTGTGGTGGTCacaagagaagaaaacGTCAAAAAGTGCGGTGCAAGCGCGTTATCTTTTTGACTGACTAATGATAGCAGGTGGGCGGATGACCCAGAGACCTTGGGAATATTTTTTTTGACAAGTATAACGGTCGACTGTATACGAGAAGCAGTGTCGACAAGATCTGGAACACGCGGTGATGTGGGCTATGGTCAGCTTTACAGAAGGCTTGGGGGTTTTGACCACACAGATAGACAAAATATGAAAAAGGGTATGTCGTCTGAGTACGATACAAGGAAACAAGGTGGCACAGGAAGGgggagaagggaaagaaggaagagaacGGATTCGACCaggatggaagaagaggtgaTGTGAGTCGTAGATGACTGTACCGCCAATGAAAAGTGGGAGGGGCATGCCGCTCGAACTTTCTTCAATACCCTTAGGCTGGGGAAGCTCGGAGAAAACGGAGCGGCCTTTGCGTCAAAACTCAGAAAACACGTTGAGCAAAGGAGGCTTTGATCGCCCCCACTTTTGGTGGGGCGCAACAAAACTCCACAGCACCGATTGAATTACTCGGAAATGACGCGGCCCTGTGTTCGGGACGCCTTCCTCACTGTTAGTGTACAAACAGCGGCCACGCGGATTACACCGCTGGCAGGTCTCGAATATCCCAGCTGATCGTGTGGGATAGACATTGGTCACTGGTGGACAACTGAGGGAAACACGCCTGTGCGGCGACCCCCATCACGTCAATGAAAGGAGGCTTCACGCCTATGGGTCTGGCCACGGGCGACTGACATCAATCTGCTTGGCAATGACGACCAGTAAGATGAAACTTGAGAGATTCAAACATTGCCAAGATGTAACCACTTTGACAACCGGGACTCAACCCATGCTAGTAGCAAAAAAATGATGGTAATAAGTGATGGAATGATGTCTCCTGGTCGAATACAGATCTCAAGAGCGAGTATCACCTAGCTAGCCGCCGGCCTGGTTACTTGACACAGGGTGCTGATGATAAGATATAGGACGCAATGAAGAAActgggaaggaaggagaacCCATCACATCTCACACCAAAAGCCAGGTTCTAGGCAGAAAGACTCACCAAAGATTTCAAAAACAGCTCTGTTCAGTGCCCGAACGCTTGATGAGTTGGTGGGAGATGCTGATAGGTTCGAATTGCGACCAAATCGACACAATATCTACAGTGCTGGGGGGATGCGGGGAAAATGCGAAAGACTACGATGTCAATATGCGGACCCTAGTACGTTGAAGTGCCAAAGTGTATCGGTGTCGAAAAAGCTTTTCCACAGTGAGTGTCCGAATGCGTATGTACAGTTCGCCTGTCAATTTCTCTTCAAGGAAGCAAGGCGTGGATAAGGTCGTTGAAAATAACTACGCAAAGAAATGATCAGCGACCCTCCTTCCAGGCAACCCGTTTAAATCTCTTCGTAATGTAGGGTCATACAGTGGCCCGGACCCTCCGACATGGATTGGGAGCTGACAGCGGCGCTAAATTGCCGGCATGAAACGCGACAGAGAGAGGGTACGCCCAAAGCTCACAGACACAAGAGATACAATCACAAGCTCAATGCAACGTCGCAGCCATGAGCCAAGTGACCGCGAGTGGGACGAGGACACAGGGTACTCGGAGACGGACGTGTTCATCTTCCGATCAAGGGTCGCTGTGTGTATCGTGTTGGAATGCCCGGGAAGGATGTTGACTCGCCAGTTCTTTCGCTCGCCTATCTCAAAGCTAAAAGTTCATACGCTTTGGTCTTTGCTACTTGGTTAGGTCAGTTGTCAGTCGTCAGCAGAAGGAGCTGACCCACTTAATGTCATTGCAAGGTCGTTATTATCAAAGACGACACAGATACATACTGTTAGCACTTTTTCTGGGTTCTTCCTATGCATGTTTCTTTTAGCCGAATCAGTATCCGTCCCAGTTTccaaagaaggaaggatAATAAAAGCGTTTTCTAGCGGATTCCATCGCGCCTAACTTCTATCGATTTCGTTTCCTCTGGAAGGTGTCTCATTGTCTTCGCATCTTTACTGCTTGCTGCCTTTTGTTTGCTGCAGGGAAGAGAATGCTAAGCAGTAACTGAGCTCTGGCGCACGGATCATTTGCGTTTCATGTGTGATCGGACTGCCGAAACGCGTATCGATATCCGTGCCGTAAGTGATTCGATCAAGTGAATGGATAACTAAGTTGCTGGGAGTGACCAGAATGGTATATCAAGACGCAGAAACGCAAAAGACCGGAATAAGCGAAGTCATTGACGAAAAGAAGGAACAAAGTTAGAGCGAGCAGGCCGGCGAGGAATAGGGAGACGAcaggagaagaaagaagaagtcCCATGGTTTGATCCCGTCGATTAGAAAATGGTATAGCAACAGTACGAAAGAGTACAAATGAATAATATACTATTTAGTTTGACGAATGACGATATAAAATGGGCTCTATTACAAGCAAATCAGAGCAAGTGACCATTTCAAGTAGAGACGATTTTCTAAGTAAAAGCAGGACCGGACAGGATAGTAAGTGTCCTTGATGTAATGGCCAGCCCCTGCGAAAGAAGACAGACATGGGTTCCCAGTCGCTCTCTTTAACAGAAATGACTCCTGGCTCAAACATGATGATTCCGGACGATGATACCAAGTCTTTGATATGTTCCTCAAAGCAGACCTACAGGCTTTTACTCCATGAACAACCATCTCTCCACGCTGAAATACTTCACTCCGCAATTCGCGGCTTTACAGGTCTTTAGGATGGGTTATTAATATAGTTGTTATATGACATCCAAATTTACAACAAGGCTCCAATCTAATCGCCAAAAGTCTCTTCCCTTATTGCCCAAAGATGGCCAGTTCCTTCATTTCTTCCAACACTGTCTCCACCTGAGCATCGAGCGCGCCGTTGGCATAGTCATCTCGAATATTG is drawn from Cryptococcus gattii WM276 chromosome A, complete sequence and contains these coding sequences:
- a CDS encoding Pumilio-like protein 2 (Pumilio-2) (Similar to TIGR gene model, INSD accession AAW41671.1), giving the protein MATQATDYDSNDVVSQMSSLNITENHYASIQQSQPPSHSQSPVTSTYPNVSTPPARGLAYSAYTGEQQGYPYYSACAGVDQFGGQMGPPVTYPYGAPVELLSHSAPMTFVGRSGGGEVYGNQQDHSQGHQQQQGLQANGTPGRQSYRPSHAQALQQSAQYFGYSDQRQYWMPHQQIFVQKNESKKEYQTRSAQGPMNRISQNSGSNFHQDFNPALRGNFHGQSNLSLHVIQTGQYGLHHAPHFVALTGFPPQFPSQYLGRPSSARKSDDSGAVRSALLEDFRLNKLKKWELNDIFGHIVEFAGDQHGSRFIQQKLEIATSEDRQKLFDEIYPNAYQLMTDVFGNYVTQKMFEHGDQLQKAALAKKMDGRVLQLSMQMYGCRVVQKALDHLLNEQRAKIVAELEPHILECVKSSNANHVVQRMINIGPPQSIPDSFIGHVEELAKHPYGCRVLQKAFENLEDKMKRSLLDEMHECVIPLTEDQFGNYVIQSVITVGEPEDRNKIINQLKGRITTLARHKFASNVVEKALIHADPADRRVLIKELIDMQPDGTNQVGMLLRDAYANFPLQTGMFAAEPTQREELLEIVLPLLPPLRHTPVGKRIEGRLAQMEDEGGISSVMMCKTLSSSTATTDTNAALSMSRTASSSTVPTSPELSTIHTPTIKSPEKDNTGGW